ACCCACCCTATAGACCCCAGGAGGACACCTGAGAGCTTCCCATTGAGAGATACCCACCCTATAGACTccaggtgtaacgccctggccatagagaggggtttttgttctttattttggttaggccagggtgttacattgggtgggcgttctatgttcctttctctatgtttttgtatttctttgttttgggccgcgtgtggctcccaatcaggcacagctgaagctcgttgttgctgattgggagtcacacataaggagcatgtttttcctttgggttttgtgggtaattgtttctgttagtgttttgcacctgacaggactgttttggctgtcggttttcttgttctgtttgtatagtgttctttctttattaaatattcaatgatgaacactaactccgctgcaccttgatcttcttccgacgacagcccttacaccagGAGGAAACCTGAGAGCTTCCCATTGAGCTTCCCAGAACAATGTGTAACACAATAGTATCCTACCTGTGAAGGAATATGGAATGGGATATAGAAAGAATGAATTAGGATTCAGATGTCCTCAAAGAGGCAATTATTTTAGCAGCAATCACCATACATACAGACGAAATCACATATTATAAAACTACATCCAAACTGTaaaggttggtgtgtgtgtgtgtgtgtgtatatatatgtgtgtatatgtgtgtgtgtgtatgtgtgtgtgtgtatatgtgtgtgtgtgtgtgtgtgtgtgtgtatatgtgtgtgtatatgtgtgtgtgtatatgtgtgtgtgtgtgtgtgtgtgtgtgtgtgtgtgtgtgtggtagccaAGCCTCACCTGTTGAGAGGGTACAACTGACACACCAGTACAAACACACATTCCAGTCCCACTCTCACTTCACACTCTAGTCGTTACCTGTCAACCAGGAAGTAGTaaacaccgtgtgtgtgtgtgtgtgtgtgtgtgtgtgtggtagtgtgtgtgtgtgtgtgtgtgtgtgtggtagtgtgtgtgtgtggtagtgtgtgtgtgtgtgtgtgtgtgtgtgtgtgtgtgtgtgtgtgtgtgtgtgtgtgtgtttttcctggTAATTTCCAGACATGAAACTGGTTCCCATGAAATACCTAGAATACAACACACCTTTCACCTTTATCTGTTATAACAACACACCTTTCACCTTTATCTGTTATAACAACACACCTTTCACCTTTATCTGCAATAACAACACACCTTTCACCTTTATCTGTTATAACAACACACCTTTCACCTTTATCTGTTATAACAACACACCTTTCACCTTTATCTGTTATAACAACACACCTTTCACCTTTATCTGTTATAACAACACACCTTTCACCTTTATCTGTTATAACAACACACCTTTCACCTTTATCTGTTATAACAACACACCTTTCACCTTTATCTGTTATAACAACACACCTTTCACCTTTATCTGTTATAACAACACACCTTTCACCTTTATCTGTTATAACAACACACCTTTCACCTTTATCTGCAATAACACACCTTTCACCTTTATCTGTTATAACTTGATCTGCTATAACACTACACTTTATCTGTTATAACACTACACATTATCTGCTATAAAACTACACTTGATCTGTTATAACAACACTTTatctactataacaacactacactttctgttataacaacactttatctgttataacaacacaacactttatctgttataacaacactttatctgttataacaacactacactttatctgttataacaacactacactttatctgttataacaacactacactttatctgttataacaacactacactTTATCTGCTATAACACTACACTTTATCTGTTATAACAACACTTTATCTGTTATAACAACACAACACTTTatctgttataacaacactacactTTATCTGCTATAACAACACTACACTTTatctgttataacaacactacactTTATCTGCTGTATCCGGAACTTTCCGATTTGCTAACTCGTTGAAATATGATCCCGAGTTTCCCCGCTTGGGAAGTATTAGAATCAACCAATAGGAAGCTCTACGCAAATAACTTACGTTCATTGTCACTCGGAGGTTCCCGAGTTTCCAAAAGCACGTCAACGCGGCATTACACACTGCACAAACGTTTTATTAATATAATGACTTCAATTCTCTTCTACAGTCATTTGCAGCTATACCAATGTGATATTTTGTTCGTTTTGACTCCAGATCGGTTGAATTAGAAAGGGACTCATCGACTAATGTACTGGTTTACTGAGCGCCAGGGAAATACGCACGTTGCGTAAATCATACAGTCAGACTTGAACCAAAGGACGCAGAGACCGGATCCTGATAAAGAAGTGAAATGACTCGCGGGACAAGTTCATTTGACATCCTTCCTTCCTCCGGTGCCTCGGCTAACTCAAACTTGAAAGTCCAGTTCGTCAAGCAAGACCTCGTGAAAATGCCTCAGGAGTTTGACAAGTAAGTAATTTACTGTGCTGCTTGGCGAAGTTACTACGCCTGTTATTTCATTTGATTTACTTTTAATATCCCACAAGGAATTTATTTAGCCTAATTAAATGTACATAATATTATTACATCAATTTACCTCGACTAGCctgtattatatttattatttaaactttatttaactcggcaagtcagttaagaataaattcttatttacaatgacagtctacttGTAAAgcccggccaaactctccccgaacccggacgacgctgggcccaattgtgcgtcgccctaagggactcccgattcacggacggttgtgatacagcccagttgtgatacagcccgcgatcgaacccgggtctgtagtgacgcctctagcactgcacgctgccggtaccccctgtataaagcctcattattgttattttacggTCTAACTTTTTttcttactttagtttatttagtaacaaaaaatataaaaaaaatagccAATATTTTCTAAATTTTTACAaaattctgcattgttggttaagggcttgtaagtaagtatttctgtaaggtctacacctgttatattaggcacatgtgacaaataacatgtgatttgatttgatgaacacATCGGTGACCCATTTCTACAACCATCGAACAATAGCAGCAGTAAATATTTGCAGATTATGGCAGGTCTAAATTCTGTGGCTATTATGGTAACCTAATTTATGGTGGAATACTTGACATGATCTGTCCGTTATATAGTCTGCCTGCAGTCTAGCATCTTTAACTTGGAGTAGAAAAAAAACAACTTTTAGGAATGAAATGTATCATTTGTTATTGAGAAATACTGTGAGAGGTTATATTTTGTgaggaaaaaaataataaaaaatcaaTACATTTATGATTTACTGTAGTTTAATAACATATGCTGCAGTTTAATCAACCCGAGGGATACCATGAACAGAGTCAGGGAGACAGGaaacctgaaaccccacctctttaaggaataccgggataggatatagtaatccttctacccccccagaCCCCTCAgccccccccagccccccccctcacccccctccctccccccaaaaagatatagatgcactattgtaaagtggttgttccactggatatcataaggcgaATGCAGCCAattttgtaagtcactctggataagagcgtctgctaaatgacttaaaaaatgtaaaatggtgGCAGCTTGGTGAGAAACAGCCCGGGGCAGAATTTACAGCAACAGTAGCGGCTTGGCAGACATGGTGGCGAATGCTCTTTAATGACACAATGAACATGTTCTCTCATGTCCCACCGTTTCCCAATGTGGTGGGTCCAATAGTGGGAATATCGATGGGTGGGTCCAATAGTGGGAATATTGATGGGTGGGTCCAATAGTGGGAATATCGATGGGTGTGTCCAATAGTGGGAATATCGATGGGTGGGTCCAATAGTGGGAATATCGATGGGTGGGTCCAATAGTGGGAATATCGATGGGTGGGTCCAATAGTGGGAATATCGATGAGTGTGTCCAATAGCAAGCATCTGGTAATGTTGTTGTATTGTGTCCTACTGGTTGAAGTTTCCCTGCGGTGAGGAATATTTTTCTAGGGATTGTCCTCCAGTAAGCGTCTGGTGATTGTGTTGTCCTCCAGTAAGCGTCTGGTGGTCGTGTTGTCTCATTGTGTTGTCCTCCAGTAAGCGTCTGGTGATTGTGTTGTCTCATTGTGTTGTGTCCTCCAGTAAGCGTCTGGTGATCGTGTTGTCTCATTGTGTTGTGTCCTCCAGTAAGCGTCTGGTGATTGTGTTGTCTCATTGTGTTGTGTCCTCCAGTAAGCGTCTGGTGGTCGTGTTGTCCTCCAGTAAGCGTCTGGTGATTGTGTTGTCTCATTGTGTTGTTTCCTCCAGTAAGCGTCTGGTGATTGGGTTGTCTCATTGTGTTGTCCCCCAGTAAGCGTCTGGTGATTGGGTTGTGTCCTCCAGTAAGCGTCTGGTGATTGTGTTGTCCTCCAGTAAGCGTCTGGTGATTGTGTTGTCCTCCAGTAAGCGTCTGGTGATTGTGTTGTCCTCCAGTAAGCGTCTGGTGATTGTGTTGTCCTCCAGTAAGCGTCTGGTGGTCGTGTTGTCTCATTGTGTTGTCCTCCAGTAAGCGTCTGGTGATTGGGTTGTCTCATTGTGTTGTGTCCCCCAGTAAGCGTCTGGTGATTGGGTTGTGTCCTCCAGTAAGCGTCTGGTGGTCGTGTTGTCCTCCAGTAAGCGTCTGGTGATTGTGTTGTCTCATTGTGTTGTCCTCCAGTAAGCATCTGGTGATTGGGTTGTGTCCTCCAGTAAGCGTCTGGTGGTGGTGCTGTCCTCCAGTAAGCGTCTGGTGATTGTATTGTCCTCCAGTAAGCGTCTGGTGATTGTGTTGTCCTCCAGTAAGCGTCTGGTGATTGTGTTGTCCCCCAGTAAGCGTCTGGTGGTCGTGTTGTCCTCCAGTAAGCGTCTGGTGGTCGTGTTGTCTCATTGTGTTGTCCTCCAGTAAGCGTCTGGTGATTGGGTTGTGTCCTCCAGTAAGCGTCTGGTGGTGGTGTTGTCCTCCAGTAAGCGTCTGGTGATCGTGTTGTCCTCCAGTAAGCGTCTGGTGATTGGGTTGTGTCCTCCAGTAAGCGTCTGGTGGTGGTGTTGTCCTCCAGTAAGCGTCTGGTGATTGGGTTGTGTCCTCCAGTAAgcgtctggtggtggtggtgcccaACGAGATGTTTGCCCCGTCGCGGAGGTCCTTCAGCAGTGAGGACGAGGAATGGAAGACCAATCTGGAGAACCCGCTGACTGCAGCCACCAAGGCCATGATGAGCATCAATGGAGACGAGGACAGTGCTGCCACTCTGGGACTGCTCTACGATTACTAtgaggtgagaggtcaggggttagactgCTCTACGATTACTAtgaggtgagaggtcaggggttagactgCTCTACGACCACTATAAGGTGAGAGGTCAGGTGTTAGACTGCTCTACGACCACTataaggtgagaggtcaggggttagactgCTCTACGATTACTataaggtgagaggtcaggggttagactgCTCTACGACCACAataaggtgagaggtcaggggttagactgCTCTACGACCACTataaggtgagaggtcaggggttagactgCTCTACGACCACTataaggtgagaggtcaggggttagactgCTCTACGATTACTATAAGgtgagaggttaggggttagactgCTCTACGACCACAataaggtgagaggtcaggggttagactgCTCTACGACCACTataaggtgagaggtcaggggttagactgCTCTACGACCACTataaggtgagaggtcaggggttagactgCTCTACGACCACTATAAGGTGAGAGGTCAGGTGTTAGACTGCTCTACGACCACTataaggtgagaggtcaggggttagactgCTCTACGATTACTataaggtgagaggtcaggggttagactgCTCTACGACCACAataaggtgagaggtcaggggttagactgCTCTACGACCACTataaggtgagaggtcaggggttagactgCTCTACGACCACTataaggtgagaggtcaggggttagactgCTCTACGATTACTataaggtgagaggtcaggggttagactgCTCTACGACCACAataaggtgagaggtcaggggttagactgCTCTACGACCACTataaggtgagaggtcaggggttagactgCTCTACGACCACTataaggtgagaggtcaggggttagactgCTCTACAACCACTataaggtgagaggtcaggggttagactgCTCTACGATTACTataaggtgagaggtcaggggttagactgCTCTACGACCACTataaggtgagaggtcaggggttagactgCTGTACGACCACTataaggtgagaggtcaggggttagactgCTCTACGACCACTAtgaggtgagaggtcaggggttagactgCTCTACGACCACTataaggtgagaggtcaggggttagactgCTCTACGATTACTAtgaggtgagaggtcaggggttagactgCTCTACGACCACTataaggtgagaggtcaggggttagactgCTCTACGACCACTATAAGGTGGATCAACGTGCTGCTGGCTAAGACTCTGATGTGAAATCTGACAGGTCAACGTCAGAGCTAAGTTGTATACTTACGGTTTCACAATGTTTGAAGTGAGCCAATAACCCTCCTTGGTGATAAATCTGTGGTGTGTGATTGTTCTTCCTAGATCCCAAGAGACAAGCGACTGCTGCCCAGCTCTAAAGCAGCAGAGACATCAGCCTCTAACACCCAGAGGAACCTAGAGAACATGGAGAATCGCGTTCAAGTGCCAAAATCTGAACCTGTCAACTTGTCTCTAAACATCCAGCAGCTGGACTGTACAGACAGGCAAGGGTATGGAGGGGCGCCTGGGGAGGCagtgggagctgtggtgaagacTGAGGACCAGACGTCTTGCTACATGGCTCCTGGGGGTCCGGGGGCGCCTGGGGGATCgtacaggggagagggggagcagcAGCAGGTCCGGGTGGTTTATGAGCAGATCAATCCCTGTGACCATGGTTCCCTGGTCAGCCATGTCAGCCATGTTGACCCTGGTTCCCTGGTCAGCCATGTTGACCCTGGTTCCCTGGTCAGCCATGTTGACCCTGGTTCCCTGGTCAGCCATGTCAGCCATGTTGACCATGGCTCCCTGGTCAGCCATGTTGACCCTGGTTCCCTGGTCAGCCATGTCAGCCATGTTGACCATGGTTCCTTGGTCAGCCATGTTGTGAGACACAGAGGCTACATGAAGGAGGAACAGAGCCAGAAGAGTTCTCCAGACAGCACCGATGATGCCTCCTACCCTGAGGAGCAGGAGGTGAGGCCTGGAGCAGAGTGGGATGGGGTCTACATGTTTTGTTATTCCTTTGAATCCAATCAATTATGATCAACTGGAGCAAAACCTTTTCAGCCATGACTGTTCTGTTGTTCCTGTTTCTGCTGGTTAATGACACTATAGTCCCGTATCTTCTGACATGACTGTacttgtaacggtcgtcgtatggagtagaccaaggcgcagcgggttgagtgctcatatttacttttattgaacacataaagaaaacaagaaaatgaacgaatgacaaacagtcttgcaggctacacgcagcagtgcaaaaacaacttcccacaaaagacaagtgaaaaaagggctacctaagtatgactcccaatcagcaacaacgatgtacagctgttcctgattgagagccataccaggccaacaaagaaatacacaacatagaaaatcatagaaatacaaaacatagaacaatacccaaaaaccccggaccacataaaacaaacaccccctgccacgtcctgaccaaactacaataacaaataaccccttattctggtcaggatgtgacagtaccccccccccccaaaggtgcagaccccggatgcacctgaaacaaaacccaacaaaacaaatacccacaacaaaccaaaaaaaaaatcccaaaactacatgggagggaagggagggtggccaccgtcaccgacggtgcttctgcaacaccccccccttcccaatactcccccctacggaggtggctcaggaacgggacgcagaccccgctccacccctggctcaccccacttaTGTAACGTCTATAGAGCGAGGTCCTTCTGCGTCGACCCCGGACTGGGAACCCTCGcaacgggcgactctggctgcgtcgtaCTGGAAGGCGACTCTGTCTGTGATgtactgtagggcgactctggctgagccgactccggactgtagggcgactctggctgcgccgactccggactgtagggcgactctggctgcgccgactccggactgtagggcgactctggctgcgccgactccggactgtagggcgactctggctgcgccggttccggactgtagggcgactctggctgcgccggttccggactgtagggcgactctggctgcgccggttccggactgtagggcgactctggctgcgccggttccggactgtgggccttctctgctggctccggactgtgggccgtctctgctggctccggactgtgggccgtctctctacggggcactgtcgccggacactctggacggggcattgttgccggacactctggatggggcactgtcgccggaagctctggacgaggcactgttgccagaagctctggacgaggcactgttgccggaagctctggacgaggcactgtcgtcggaagctctggacggggactgcgcactgaagaccTGATGCGTGGAGTTGGCTTAGGATGTGccggactagggacacgcaccacagggctagtgcgaggagcaggagcaggacaagctggactgggctgacgcactggaagcctagtgcgtggggctggaactgtcttcaccagacggctagcacgcacctcaggacaagtatggagagctgactcaggtgacataAATTTgaggacacgctccgtagggcgaatgtcgtgcctaaaacaccaacacagcagctctctcatagCTTTCTCCTCCACTTTTCCCATCAACTCCTTTACAGTCTCtgcttcgctcacctccaatttcaccccgactggctctggttccatcctcggctccgccgatctgtccgtgtgccccccccccccaaaaaaaaatgacttgggggtgcctctcgtgcttcccaatCGGCGCGTACAAAGCCTCATAACGccgccgctccgccttggctgcctctatctcctccggtgggcgacggtattcaccagcctggtgccatggtccagccccgtccaggatctcctcccatgtccatgattccttGTAGTCCACATagttcctctgctgctccttcccccgctgcttggtctgttGGTGGAGGGGAAGTTCTGGaacggtcgtcgtatggagtagaccaaggcgcagcgggttgagtgctcatatttacttttattgaacacataaagaaaacaagaaaacaaacgaacgacaaacagtcttgcaggctacacgcagcagtgcaaaaacaacttccccacaaaacacaagtgaaaaaagggctacctaagtatgactccaaatcagcaacaacgatgtacagctgttcctgattgagagccataccaagccaacaaagaaatacacaacatagaaaatcatagaaatacaaaacatagaacaatacccaaaaaccccggaacacataaaacaaacacacctCTTACATAAggacatatcccaacaaaccccgaaccacataaaacaaacaccccctgccacgtcctgaccaaactacaataaccaataaccccttatactggccaggacgtgactaTTCTGTTGTTCCTGTTTTCTGCCATTTAATATCTTCTGACATGACTGTTCTGTTGTGTATTTataatacagagatacagaccaTCACCTTCTATAGGAGGGGACGAATCCCTCTACAGTCGGCCTGGAGCGTAAGTTACCGACTGActctctctaacctctacagTCAGCCTGGAGCGTTAGTTACCGACTGACTGTCTTTAACCTCTACAGTCAGCCTGGAGCGTTAGTTACCGACTGActctctctaacctctacagTCAGCCTGGAGCGTTAGTTACCGACTGACTGTCTCTAACCTCTACAGTCAGCCTGGAGCGTTAGTTACCGACTGActctctctaacctctacagTCAGCCTGGAGCGTTAGTTACCGACTGACTCTCTTTAACCTCTACAGTCAGCCTGGATCGTTAGTTACCGACTGACTCTCTTTAACCTCTACAGTCAGCCTGGAGCGTTAGTTACCGACTGACTCTCTTTAACCTCTACAGTCAGCCTGGAGCGTTAGTTACCGACTGACTCTCTTTAACCTCTACAGTCAGCCTGGAGCATTAGTTACCGACTGACTGTCTCTTTCCTCTACAGTCAGCCTGGAGCGTTAGTTACCGACTGACTCTCTTTAATCTCTACAGTCAGCCTGGAGCGTTAGTTACCGACTGACTCTCTTTAACCTCTACAGTCAGCCTGGAGCGTTAGTTACCGACTGACTCTCTTTAACCTCTACAGTCAGCCTGGAGCGTTAGTTACCGACTGACTCTCTTTAACCTCTACAGTCAGCCTGGAGCGTTAGTTACCGACTGACTCTCTTTAACCTCTACAGTCAGCCTGGAGCGTTAGTTACCGACTGACTCTCTTTAACCTCTACAGTCAGCCTGGAGCATTAGTTACCGACTGACTGTCTCTTTCCTCTACAGTCAGCCTGGAGCGTTAGTTACCGACTGACTCTCTTTAACCTCTACAGTCAGCCTGGAGCGTTAGTTACCGACTGACTGTCTTTAACCTCTACAGGCaccactaccatactgctaccactactacactgctACCACTTGTCTACAGCTACCACTActatactgctaccactactctactgctaccactactatactgctaccactactacactgctaccactaccatactgctaccactaccacactgctaccactaccacactgctaccactactatactgctaccactactatactgctaccactaccatactactaccactaccacactactacctctaccatactactaccactaccatactgctaccacttgtctactgctaccactactatactgctaccactaccatactactaccactactatattGCTACCACTACTATATTGCTACCACTACCATAATGCTACCACTACGACaatgctaccaccaccatactgctaccactactacagTGCTACCACTTGTCTACAGCTACCACTgccatactgctaccactaccacacTGCTACCAAAACCATACTGATACCACTACTACACTGCTACCACTTGTCTACAGCTaccactaccatactgctaccactaccatactgctaccactactatactgctaccactactatactgctaccactaccatactgctaccactaccatactgctaccactaccacactgctaccactaccatactgctaccactaccatactgctaccactaccactactctactgctaccactactacactgctACCACTTgtctactgctaccactaccatactgctaccactactatactgctaccactaccatactgctaccactactatactgctaccactaccatactgctaccactaccactactctactgctaccactactctactgctaccactactctactgctaccactaccatactgctaccactactctactgctaccactaccatactgctaccactaccatactgctaccactaccatactgctaccactaccatattgctaccactaccacactgctaccactaccatactgctaccactaccatactgctaccactactctactgctaccactaccatactgctaccactactctactggtaccactactctactggtaccactactctactgctaccactaccatactgctaccactactctactgctaccactactctactggtaccactactctactgctaccactaccatactgctaccactaccatactgctaccactactctactggtaccactactctactggtaccactaccatactgctaccactaccatactgctaccactgccatactgctaccactactctactgctactactactctactgctaccactactctactgctaccactactctactgctaccactaccatactgctaccactaccatactgctaccactactctactgctaccactactctactgctaccactaccatactggtaccactactctactggtaccactaccatactgctaccactaccatactgctaccactaccatactgctaccactaccatactgctaccactactctactgctaccactactctactgctaccactaccatactgctaccactactctactggtaccactactctactgctaccactaccatactgctaccactaccatactgctaccactactctaATTCAATTCCATTGTATTCAATAGGCCTTTGTCCATGAAGGGTAGTGTGGTTGCGCTCAACACACATCAGTGTCCTC
The sequence above is a segment of the Salmo trutta unplaced genomic scaffold, fSalTru1.1, whole genome shotgun sequence genome. Coding sequences within it:
- the LOC115187891 gene encoding grainyhead-like protein 2 homolog isoform X2, with amino-acid sequence MTRGTSSFDILPSSGASANSNLKVQFVKQDLVKMPQEFDNKRLVVVVPNEMFAPSRRSFSSEDEEWKTNLENPLTAATKAMMSINGDEDSAATLGLLYDYYEIPRDKRLLPSSKAAETSASNTQRNLENMENRVQVPKSEPVNLSLNIQQLDCTDRQGYGGAPGEAVGAVVKTEDQTSCYMAPGGPGAPGGSYRGEGEQQQVRVVYEQINPCDHGSLVSHVSHVDPGSLVSHVDPGSLVSHVDPGSLVSHVSHVDHGSLVSHVDPGSLVSHVSHVDHGSLVSHVVRHRGYMKEEQSQKSSPDSTDDASYPEEQERYRPSPSIGGDESLYSRPGADTFQCSLEAPRSVNQKQREGPMTYLNKGQFYAVTLREMGGANKGRRNPFSKVRSVVMVTFSDDKDRDEQLKHWKYWHSRQHTAKQRVLDIADYKESFNTIGNVEEIAYNAVSFTWDVNDEAKVFITVNCLSTDFSCQKGVKGMPLMIQIDTYNYNHRCNTPTHRAFSEIKVFCDKGAERKIRGEERKQIRMKPKGTDGSLAALDRKSDTMFFKSLSDLDTQPVLFIPDVNFGHLQRTGQDFAFNTEEMEREGGVVMKRVARPDEEHVCPPPPAKHFKPETRKRVLLYVRKESDEVFDALMLKSPTLMALLEAVSEKYGVPRENTRIYQNNRG
- the LOC115187891 gene encoding grainyhead-like protein 1 homolog isoform X3, which codes for MTRGTSSFDILPSSGASANSNLKVQFVKQDLVKMPQEFDNKRLVVVVPNEMFAPSRRSFSSEDEEWKTNLENPLTAATKAMMSINGDEDSAATLGLLYDYYEIPRDKRLLPSSKAAETSASNTQRNLENMENRVQVPKSEPVNLSLNIQQLDCTDRQGYGGAPGEAVGAVVKTEDQTSCYMAPGGPGAPGGSYRGEGEQQQVRVVYEQINPCDHGSLVSHVSHVDPGSLVSHVDPGSLVSHVDPGSLVSHVSHVDHGSLVSHVDPGSLVSHVSHVDHGSLVSHVVRHRGYMKEEQSQKSSPDSTDDASYPEEQERYRPSPSIGGDESLYSRPGADTFQCSLEAPRSVNQKQREGPMTYLNKGQFYAVTLREMGGANKGRRNPFSKVRSVVMVTFSDDKDRDEQLKHWKYWHSRQHTAKQRVLDIADYKESFNTIGNVEEIAYNAVSFTWDVNDEAKVFITVNCLSTDFSCQKGVKGMPLMIQIDTYNYNHRCNTPTHRAFSEIKVFCDKGAERKIRGEERKQIRMKPKGTDGSLAALDRKSDTMFFKSLSDLDTQPVLFIPDVNFGHLQRTGQGRRDEEGGTA